The window ATTCAATTCAATTTTACTGCTCTATTGATGATTTGGCAACATCTGGATACATGATTTCTGTGTTTCTTGTGTTTTCTGAAGAGAGATacgttttgatttatttttttttgtcaGAATTTCAATTTCAAGATTTGGGTTTTCCTTGAAAATTATAATTATGCTACTTTTTGTGCTAAAGGTTCATATAGCAGACACCAACTttttcaattcaattcaattttactgcttcattaatGATTTGGTAACACCGGTTTGCTTCTTGTTTTGTGAAGTCTCATAggttttgatttttaatttttgtaagaGCTTTGATTTCAAGATTTGGGTTTTTCTCTTAAAGTATAATCAAGCTACTTTTGTGGTAAAGTTTTGAACTTTGTGCCTTGTTTTGTTGGATTTCTTTATGGGGTTTTGCCCTATTATTGAGTGGACTAGTTGTTGGCGTTTTTAGGTTGAATGAGGTATGTTATCTTTTAGGGCATCAGACTCGGCTTCAGTGTAAGTGCTTTTTGTCTTTTTcagttattttgatgatttaaactGATTAATTCAATTCAAGTTTACTGCTCTGTTAATGACTTGGAAACATATGGATACATGGCTTGTCTGCTTCTTGTTTTTGTGAAGAGTGATAGGTTTTGATGTTAAATTATTGTCAGAATTTCAATTCAAGATTTAGGTTTTCCTCAGAAAGTATAATTATGCTGCTTTTGTTGCTAAAGATTTCAACTTTATGTCTTGTTTTCTTGCATTTCATTTCTGAGGTTTTGCCCTATTATTGACCCGGACTTGTAGTTGAGATTTCTTAGTTTGAATGAGTAGAGGCGGATCctggattttgaattttatatgtTCGAGTACGGGGTTCTGTCACAACCTTGATATTGTTTCTACTTGTTTTGTAAATTTTTAAACACACATACATGGTTCGAGCCAATAACCTGAACTCTACATCCGCCCCTGTTTGAATGAGGTATGGAATCTGTGAAGAGGGTCTCTTAATTGCTAGTGCTTTGCTGCAGATTGTCACCTTGCTGGTTACTACTTTTGGGATTGCTATGATGGCTGACGGAGAGCTGGAATTTTCTAACCAAGAAATGTTATCAAGTTCGAATTTTGGTGAATTTAGTAGTTCCATGGACAGCTTTTTCAATGAGATTCTCAAGGATACGCATGCCTGCACTCACGCCCACACTTGCAACCCGCCTGGCCCTGATAATTCTCATACACACACTTGTTACCATGTTCACACCAAATTCGTGCCTCCCTCAGAGGAGGACGAGGATAAGAACCCCAGTGATGATACTGCAGAGTCTTCagagaagaaaggaaagaaacGACCTGTGGGTAATAAGGAAGCCGTTCGCAAGTATCGTGAGAAAAAGAAAGCTCGGGCTGCTTCATTGGAGGATGAGGTTATCAGATTGAGGGCTATAAATCAGCAACTATTCAAGAGGCTGCAGGGTCAGGCTGTATTGGAAGCTGAGGTTGCTAGGCTCAAGTGCTTGCTTGTCGACATCCGAGGAAGGATTGAAGGGGAAATTGGATCATTTCCATACCAGAAGCCGATGAAGAGTGGCAATGTATATCAGAACGTAGTTAATCCTAATATTCCTGGATCATATGTGGTGAACTCTTGCAACCTACAATGTGATGATCAGGTTTATTGCCTCCATCCAGGTGCAGAAGTTAAAAGCTCAGACGGCACTGTATTAAATGGACAAGGCTTCAATAACTGTGAATTTGAGACTCTCCAATGCTTGGGTAATCAAACCTCTGGAATGGAGGAGGTTCCTTGTCCTATGGATAATGGCACACCTACTCCTACTGCCAACACTTCTGGTCGAAGCAAGAGAAAAGGTGAGTTGATGTCATTTCCTCTTAAAGTTAATATCATCTGAAAATTGGACTATCTTAAGTATTTTGTACCACCTTAACTGAGCTTAACTGAGCAAGTGAGCATTGTCCTTCAGCTCACATGAGCACGGTTACCATTTGGAACTAGGACTAATGTCTAATGTAACCTTATTTCACGAAAGGATGTCTTTATTGTGTACAATAACATCATCTAGTTGAGCCATTACATCGTCTAATCGAGCCATTACTTTTTTCCTACTATAACTAATATAATCCATTAATCAAATGAATATCTTCATTCTCGTGTTCATATAAAATGGACGGAACGtgtttgtatatataaattgttagTATATTTTATGTGTTTATGTCTATAGGAATTTTATTTGTAATAATATGATTTGCAAGTAAATGAAATGGGTGACATTGTCTTAATATGATTTGCATACACTTACATGCTTAATATTACTTGCCAAGAGTTGAAAATAACAATTTTGACATTACCAAAACTGAATACTGggcttaaaataataaaaagggtGATTTTGTCCCTCCGTTTCAAAAAGTAAAATAGTTGTAATTATGCAAATTCTATCTTAAGATTCTGATaccattttccccaaaattaAGAGTCGCTAAGAATTTCAATGTTTCCCCTCAAGTCCCGAGGAATTGTTTGTAATTAAATAGATgtgtacaaaagaaaaaatgagctCCGCTGATACCTGCTAATGCGGAGTGAAGACAAGGAACGACTTCAAGAAAGTTTGGATCACAATACCATGGTGCAGAATCTGGTGCATTCTGAAAGAAAGGAATGAAAGATGGTTTGAAGATAAATTACAATCAATACATTTCTTTAGAGCAAACTATATGTATCTTTTAGCTTTTTGGTGTAAATTGGATGTAATAGATGATTTCAAAGGATATATGAATTTCGTCAGACATCAGCTCCCTTTGTTACAGAATAGGTCAAGAAAATTGTTAAAGGGAGTCTAATATTTGCTGGAAGTAAAGCATCTACTGGATGCCATGTAAGAAAGTTTTGGCTAACCGTGtcgcaaaaagaaagaaaaaattgctCACCTTGATTACCAAACATATTTATCTTGGACTGAAATTCTAAATAATGAAACATGAAGGGGTTTAAAAAGCAAAAGTTTGCAATGTATTGTGCCTTTTATGTAGCTTGTAAACTTTGTTAGTTCCTCAAATGCAAATGAGCTGAACAAGAAACAGTTTAATGTACTAGTGTAGAACgacaactctttttttttctcaaagcTGCCTGACTGTCCTCCTTTATGTTGATCTTTGCTTTGCTTTTTCAGGAGGCGCACGTACAACAACAGCAAGTTGATGAACTGTGTCAGAGAAGCATCTTTTGTTCTTGGGAATAAGTACGTTTTGTTATGTGCTCTCTCTTGGGATTTCTTCCCAACTTATCTATTTTGTTGAGTTCAGTTATAATCTCCTTCCGGCTGTTGAGTTGGTGGCCTAGTAGTTATTTATCAACAGTCATGTAAAGCAGAACAAATTGAACAAATATAGCTAGCAGAACTCATGAAGAGGATACCAAGAGTTTTGGTTTTCTGTGAAGATCTGGAAGCTTTTTATTCCTCAGTGTTGTATTTCTTCATTCTTTTTGATGAATATCACCTCTTGCTTATGGATCGTTGAATTGATAAGTTGTCGTTCCtagattatgtgaatttgaaaccACTAAATTTGGAATAGATGGTGGCTTTGTTTATTGCTCGTGATTCTGCTTTTAAGAGTGAGTCAAGTTCAAACACTCTTGACAAATTATTGAAGTGCATTTGCTTGGTTCCTCAGTTCTCGTTCTCTTTGTTTTTACTTCTGGGACCACATGGTGTGTTAAGTAGTTTGAGCTGAAATACAAAAGatctgttacgcaacgccttcctgatgttctttgaaagggcaacgtaaggctaagcaaccgatgtcagtgcggttgttgtccgccaatgaggtcacctccgcacgctagactagattgtcagtgtcgtgcgggaaaaccaatgtcacgagcaattgAGGAAGCTgtgagagaattgggttttgaatgatgatgattttattgatgaatgaaatgctgattacaaaagatgcggtgtcgagggggagagacacccgTACATaaaattgattgctgaaaatgtttgattgtttgatcccccctaataatgcttaaaaaaataaaccaacattacatgactagtcctaataaagctgtggaagcacactgaatgaaaatgatgtaaactagcctataattacaatgaataggacttagtttattacaatgTAGAACTAAGTctgatggcagcaactttgtcttgcgggtcagggtctgcgcgcgcgttgctgtgggcgcgcgcgacattTGCTGTGTTGGTCTGAgactgggcgctggtgcttggcatcagggtctgtgcgcgaggcgctgctggaatgggcctgcagttGGGTGCtagcgaggcatcaggatctgcgcgtgcggcattgtcagggcgcgcgacgctgttgtcattggccagccactGGGCGCTGGCAAGAAGCATcagtggggcgacagaggcgcatgcgcgcttgtcacttggcgcagccaagaccatgGGGCCGACCATGgagctaggcattgtgaggcttgctaggccgccatggggcgcgaccaaggggtcatggggcgtgtctggaaagcagcccatgacattctcccccacctgagttggcgccgtcctcggagccttatgatgatgatgatgatgatgatgcttctggtggttgttggatgggagggatgcgcccctctgttctgtgagcttgctgttgtagcgaggcaatgatttcatgcggctaacatggaagactggatggatcttccaccaggatggagttttcacctggtatgtggacttcccaatgcgttttttgatgggcaggggcccgatgtatttttgttgcaggagAGGGTCATGGGTCCTCTCTGCAAACAAGTATCGCTTTGGGATGcatagcattactttgtcccctgtttgatgttgggcaaagcaaagattttgttcggtgaatctttttgcccgctcttgggctttgacgagatagctccgcactatccccatgttgcgctcccattcgctcgagaagttggcagctcgaggagatttcggcatggttgatgcattcaccATTTGCAGGAGAAGCGGTtgttgtccggtaacaatttcaaaaggacttTTGTTTAtatgatggctcttttgagaattgaaacacattTGAGCAGCATCCAagagcttcacccaatgcttctgtgatccggttgcaaagttgcggagataatcctccagcatgtcatcgaaccagtctgtctggccatccgatggtggatggatgtctgagttgtgactcaatgttgacccaaagcacctgaagagatgggtccaaaagttgctagtgaagcgtgagtcgcgcctactaacaatgtctttgggtaggccccaatgtttgacaatgtgcgagaagaagagtcgagctgtatcttctgctgatgcaTTTTGCGAGGCTGCTATGAAGGTtgcatagtttgaaaactgatctatgacaaccatgatggatgcaagattaccgacttggggcaatcccgtgatgaatctgagggaaacactttcccatggtctctgagggacatgtaatggctgcAAGGGTCCCTtctgtgatgagtgatccgacttgtccttgtggcattactgacaagtcttcacacgctgaggagcgtcaccagtcttttgaggccgatgacatgatggttgattgttgctgcgaagggtagtcggaaccaggggttcatgtttgttgactaccttctccaactgcatggccgagatgttttcagcggccatctttatgggaaagcatggtatggtgtagggcttggccccgttttctcccatcatcaggagcatgttggcatatggtatcggtatggtgttggtttgcctcatgaactccaaacccactatgatgtcgaagtcatctatgattgcgatgcgcaggtcgatgtttcctttgtatgggccaagtttcactgggacatttgtagttgttccacccaatgtctggggtggtgagttgatagccttgacgcggCCTTTGCTCTTTTGCACAACAAGACCCAGGCGCTCTACTTGAGTTGAAgccaagtagttgtgggtagcacccgtgtctatcaatgtgtgaaggggcttgccgttcactttcaattcgacgaacatcagggtcctcgcttgtttaggaagcctctcgtccatcttttccttccctttcttggtgattgggactgagattttcttaggaggacatgtactggtccccgctaaggcatgcGGGATAGAGCCAAaaattgcattgaaggcgcctacctggtctTCTTCTGATGTGTCTGATTCATTTGACTCATCCTCGACAATTGGATGAGCATTGACCTttatgtttgggcattcattgttccaatgtgccccaccgcaatgacgacattctgagggaggctttctcccctgattgttattgatggatgcagcactgttgatgctggagggaggagtcttagttttggatgcactccgatctcccccacttttgtttgggccaccattgctgggatggttcCCGTTGAATCCCCCTCGGACAAACGGTTGGGGCctgtcgttctgagttcccaaatgataatcgccaaggcattctgcagcttgaatgaccttgggcagggtgtctacccgttgtctctgcagttccatacgggcatgaggtttcaaaccttctatgaatgcgaagagtttgtctttgtcccccatgtcgcgtatgtttagcatgagtgcggagaattcgtgCACGTACTCCCACACTGATCTGGTGtggcggagctcccgtagctttctccttgcattgtattccacattttcggggaagaactgcaggcgtatggctgccttcaattcatcccatgtctggagagtatcttcaccggccctgatggcttcgtattttacccaccaccaaagtttggcatcaccctgaagatacatggcagtcgtcgctacctttttggattcttccaaatggcccacggcatcgaagtattgttcgatgtcgaagatgaaattttccacttctttagcatcccgggatccgtcgtatggctttggatccggtatcttaagcttttgtgggATGGGGGTGAGGTTTGTtgcacccctgatgtggttgtcgcctcctcgaagtaggctctgtagggcagcattgacaacattgagcttgccTGTCAAGTcgtctatggtttgctgcatggcagttagtctgtctgcctcttgttgctgatgggctaaatcatcgacacgctcctgttggaggtcctcaaatttgccatgaatattggcagtttcaATGGCTGTCGTTTGTCGGTCATCCtcagagtcacgactgatgtttgcaatgtcattttccgCCTGCCTcattcggcggtccaggtcgtccaacctttgcgctaggttgttgttttgatcaggcaccgtatccacgatggatcgtaatcggtcaaccgtctcttctagggatgttaggcgctccccatgattcaccatggtcagaaatggtgatgatggcaaatgtgttccctcgtctgatgtcgagcctaggctctgataccaactgttacgcaacgccttcctgatgttctttggaagggcaacgtaaggctaagcaaccgatgtcagtgcggttgttgtccgccaatgaggtcccctccgcacgctagactagattgtcaatGTCGTGCGCGAAAAccaatgtcacgagcaattgcggaagctgtgagagaattgggttttgaatgatgatgattttattgatgaatgaaatgctgattacaaaagatgcagtgtcgagggggagagacaccagtacagaaaattgattgctgaaaatgtttgattgtttgatccccttaataatgcttaaaaaaaaataaaccaacattacatgactagtcctaataaagctgtggaagcacactgaatgaaaatgatgtaaactagcctataattacaatgaaaaggacttagtttattacaatgTAGAACTAAGTCTGATGgtagcaactttgtcttgcgggtcagggtctgcgcgcgcattgctgtGGGCACGCGCGACACTTGTTgtgttggcctgaggctgggcgcaggtgcttggcatcagggtctgtgcgcgaggcgctgctggaatgggcctgcagctgggcgctggcgaggcatcaggatctgcgcgtgcggcattgtcagggcgcgcggcgctgttgtcattggccagccactgagcgctggcgagaggcatcggtggggcgacagaggcgcatacgcgcttgtcacttggcgcagccaagaccacggggccgaccatggcgctaggcattgtgaggcttgctaggccgccatggggcgcaaccaaggggtcatggggcgtgtctggaaagcagcccatgacagaTCTCATGAAGTAGAAACCATAAGTGGTGAAATATGTAGTATTACATATGCTCCTAATGTGTGTACGGAGAGGGGAGTTCGGGAGAGGGGGTGTCTTATTAGGTGTCAAAAATCAAAGTCGGTGGGTCGTGGAGCGGTTGCTAGGTTAAgaacaaaatttgaaattgatGTTTCAACTTCATATTGGAAACAGTTtctctgcccttccagggtaGGGATAAGGCTGTACTACGTACAtcctaccttccccagaccccatttgtggGACTTGTTGTTGTAACTTCACATTATACACTAACAATTGAGGTTTTCAAGTGTGGTGCTATAGCTAATCATTGGTTGTGtgtttaattattttttgctCTGTTAGATCCATCATGgacagtgaggattcatatagttgATGTAGACTTGCTTGGCATTGAGCCATTGTTGTCTAGGCGTAGTAATAGTTTCGTTAGACCATATTTGGAGAGCCAGCAGGCAAATTGGCTCCTTTCTATTGAAGTACATTAATATTGTGGCGTTTGGAGTTGGTAATACAATTACTGTGGAAgcttaatattttaattttcccTGGAAAGCTGGGCG of the Nicotiana tabacum cultivar K326 chromosome 7, ASM71507v2, whole genome shotgun sequence genome contains:
- the LOC107830151 gene encoding basic leucine zipper 23, whose translation is MMADGELEFSNQEMLSSSNFGEFSSSMDSFFNEILKDTHACTHAHTCNPPGPDNSHTHTCYHVHTKFVPPSEEDEDKNPSDDTAESSEKKGKKRPVGNKEAVRKYREKKKARAASLEDEVIRLRAINQQLFKRLQGQAVLEAEVARLKCLLVDIRGRIEGEIGSFPYQKPMKSGNVYQNVVNPNIPGSYVVNSCNLQCDDQVYCLHPGAEVKSSDGTVLNGQGFNNCEFETLQCLGNQTSGMEEVPCPMDNGTPTPTANTSGRSKRKGGARTTTAS